A single genomic interval of uncultured Pseudodesulfovibrio sp. harbors:
- a CDS encoding methyl-accepting chemotaxis protein: MKVKSVNTAITVLIAVVIVFSMSAGVLWVSNHTYHVVMAEEEAAMNNSVKQIMAALNGYVDQSESMVRMLSAEQVMRDALEGRDSAGADAVFKELFATSKEYWAAFVFDVNGKVVAGYNAKGKNMAGADRSSREYAQVILKGEKDTYLSENILISKSGGGILIFAVSSVVRDHAGRIIGGVGLFPKWELFTSAFIDPIRVATNGYGFMLDRKGRFISHAINKKLYLKDATKYHFAQIAMKEKSGWGEYVWEGREKYMVFDTEPKTGWIVAMSAYEDDMSHAADIQRNYLAAGGSVGALLLIGIMVFFIRKLVTQPVHGVLDFATAVAGGDLNAKLEGKYRFEFELLADQIEIMVGELKTKLGFSDGVLEGFPLPCALLDSDHKTIWVNQEMCDLLEKPGEKDQYVGINSGELYYNDASHVTHSDRAIDQKEHLADEIEYFAPGGDTKNVQVSTTPFYDMDGKMLGALSVWIDITDIRTQQKQIEAQNERISKAANEAEEISQYLSSAAEELSAQIEQASRGSELQKERASETATAMDQMNATVLEVAQNAGRAAEDADVAKENAQAGEGVVTQVISSVDDVQGQADTLKVSMENLGVQAADIGKVMEVITDIADQTNLLALNAAIEAARAGEAGRGFAVVADEVRKLAEKTMAATGEVGSAIKKIQEMTRENVNATENAAELASRSAGLANESGDVLREIVGRVEAAADQVRAIATAAEEQSATSEEINRATDDINRISMETSQVMQEAAQAIQEVASMASRLNAVIEEMSVQ; encoded by the coding sequence ATGAAGGTTAAAAGTGTCAATACGGCCATTACTGTACTGATTGCAGTGGTCATAGTTTTTTCCATGTCGGCGGGAGTCTTATGGGTCAGTAATCATACCTATCATGTCGTAATGGCGGAAGAAGAAGCTGCCATGAACAACTCGGTCAAGCAGATCATGGCTGCGTTGAACGGGTATGTAGACCAGAGTGAGAGCATGGTTCGTATGCTTTCAGCGGAGCAGGTCATGCGCGACGCCTTGGAAGGTCGCGATTCGGCTGGAGCCGATGCCGTGTTCAAGGAACTTTTTGCCACTTCAAAAGAGTATTGGGCTGCCTTTGTCTTTGATGTCAATGGTAAGGTCGTTGCCGGGTATAATGCAAAAGGCAAGAACATGGCTGGTGCTGACCGTAGTAGCCGGGAGTATGCCCAAGTCATACTGAAAGGCGAAAAGGATACATATCTTTCAGAAAATATTCTCATTTCCAAAAGTGGCGGCGGGATTCTCATTTTTGCCGTGTCCAGTGTGGTTCGCGACCATGCCGGACGGATAATAGGCGGAGTCGGCCTGTTTCCGAAATGGGAGCTTTTCACATCCGCGTTTATCGATCCGATTCGTGTCGCCACAAACGGATATGGCTTCATGCTTGACAGAAAAGGCCGGTTCATCAGCCACGCAATCAACAAGAAGTTGTATTTGAAGGATGCTACCAAATATCACTTTGCCCAGATTGCCATGAAAGAAAAGAGTGGCTGGGGCGAATACGTGTGGGAAGGCCGCGAGAAGTACATGGTTTTCGACACAGAGCCCAAGACCGGGTGGATTGTCGCCATGAGCGCCTATGAGGACGATATGTCTCATGCCGCAGATATACAGCGGAATTATCTTGCCGCAGGCGGTTCTGTGGGGGCTCTTCTGCTGATCGGTATTATGGTGTTTTTTATTCGGAAGCTTGTCACGCAGCCCGTTCATGGTGTCCTTGATTTTGCCACAGCTGTCGCTGGTGGTGACTTGAACGCCAAACTTGAAGGGAAATACCGTTTTGAGTTCGAGCTGTTGGCTGACCAGATAGAGATCATGGTTGGTGAACTCAAGACGAAACTTGGTTTTTCCGATGGTGTCCTTGAGGGATTCCCACTTCCCTGTGCTTTACTTGATTCGGATCACAAGACTATCTGGGTCAATCAGGAGATGTGCGACCTTCTCGAAAAGCCCGGTGAAAAAGATCAATATGTCGGCATTAATTCGGGCGAGCTGTATTACAATGATGCCAGCCATGTGACCCATTCCGACAGGGCCATTGACCAGAAAGAGCATCTTGCTGACGAAATCGAGTATTTCGCTCCCGGCGGTGATACGAAAAACGTGCAGGTTTCAACGACTCCTTTCTATGACATGGATGGGAAGATGCTGGGGGCGCTGTCTGTCTGGATTGATATTACTGATATTCGTACCCAGCAGAAACAGATTGAAGCGCAGAATGAGCGTATTTCCAAGGCAGCCAACGAGGCTGAGGAAATCTCCCAATACCTTTCCAGTGCCGCAGAAGAATTGTCTGCCCAGATAGAGCAGGCCAGTCGTGGGTCGGAACTTCAGAAGGAGCGGGCTTCCGAGACGGCTACGGCCATGGACCAGATGAACGCGACTGTGCTTGAGGTCGCGCAGAATGCAGGCCGTGCCGCGGAGGACGCCGATGTCGCCAAGGAGAATGCCCAGGCCGGTGAAGGCGTTGTCACGCAGGTTATCAGTTCGGTAGACGATGTGCAGGGGCAGGCGGATACGCTTAAGGTTTCCATGGAAAATCTTGGGGTGCAGGCTGCGGATATCGGCAAGGTCATGGAAGTGATTACCGATATCGCGGATCAGACCAACCTGCTTGCCCTGAATGCCGCCATTGAGGCCGCACGGGCCGGTGAGGCCGGACGCGGGTTTGCCGTGGTCGCCGATGAAGTCAGGAAGCTGGCTGAAAAGACCATGGCCGCTACCGGCGAAGTCGGTTCCGCCATCAAGAAGATTCAGGAAATGACCAGGGAAAACGTCAATGCAACGGAAAATGCCGCGGAATTGGCTTCCCGCAGTGCCGGTCTGGCAAACGAGTCCGGTGACGTCCTCCGCGAGATCGTGGGGCGTGTCGAAGCCGCTGCGGATCAGGTCCGGGCCATTGCCACGGCTGCGGAAGAACAGTCCGCCACCAGTGAAGAAATCAACCGGGCTACGGATGATATCAACCGTATCTCCATGGAGACTTCGCAGGTGATGCAGGAAGCGGCTCAGGCCATTCAGGAAGTCGCTTCCATGGCGAGTCGCCTGAACGCGGTTATTGAGGAAATGTCGGTTCAATAA
- a CDS encoding DUF3644 domain-containing protein — MAVDLPITLRKGKAKAILESSVDSALLAIEIYNKPRTAFRSEGYIAMMVIAWTKLFHAYFQATIGDRYYHKHSNGRFKTKDGEKLAWELSACVRKYGDLSEAVKMNLKFFIQLRNKIEHRHINKKEVDVAIFGECQSFLFNYENFLIKLFGDGYALHESLVFALQLSHIRSGQQVLANKSALAKDVQNVKKFIDDYRNSLSEEVFNAPEFSIKLLAMPRVSNTARGDLAIDFVPLSQLSQEDMETFDQVTALIKDKKVKVEGSNVGKLKPGGVCEAVNEKLVNEVITTTHHGWIVRVFNVRPKGNADDPFETDTRFCHYDEPHDDYLYNDAWVDFLVSLFQDGKLSLDQIRAVRFSQGEIGLEPDDYM, encoded by the coding sequence ATGGCAGTAGACCTCCCCATAACACTGCGAAAAGGCAAGGCAAAAGCTATTCTCGAATCATCAGTTGATTCTGCCCTTTTAGCTATCGAAATATACAATAAGCCGCGAACAGCTTTCAGAAGCGAAGGCTATATTGCAATGATGGTCATTGCATGGACGAAACTATTCCATGCCTATTTTCAAGCGACAATTGGTGACAGGTACTACCACAAACATTCGAATGGGCGATTCAAAACCAAGGATGGGGAGAAGCTTGCTTGGGAGCTATCAGCATGTGTCAGAAAGTATGGAGATCTTTCTGAAGCCGTAAAGATGAATCTCAAGTTCTTTATTCAGCTTAGAAATAAGATTGAACATCGGCATATAAACAAGAAAGAAGTTGATGTAGCGATATTCGGGGAGTGCCAATCTTTTCTGTTCAATTACGAAAATTTTCTCATCAAACTCTTCGGTGACGGCTATGCGCTGCATGAATCGTTAGTGTTCGCGTTACAGCTCTCGCATATCAGATCAGGACAACAAGTACTGGCAAACAAGTCAGCCTTGGCCAAGGATGTGCAGAACGTCAAAAAGTTCATTGATGATTACCGAAATTCATTGTCTGAGGAAGTTTTTAATGCGCCTGAATTTAGTATCAAATTATTGGCTATGCCAAGGGTCAGCAATACAGCACGTGGTGACCTGGCGATAGATTTTGTTCCGCTTAGCCAACTCTCTCAAGAAGATATGGAGACGTTTGATCAGGTAACGGCTCTTATCAAAGATAAAAAAGTCAAGGTAGAGGGGAGCAACGTCGGCAAGCTGAAGCCGGGTGGTGTCTGCGAAGCAGTTAATGAAAAACTCGTCAATGAAGTCATAACCACTACACATCATGGTTGGATTGTCAGAGTGTTTAACGTCCGCCCGAAAGGTAATGCAGATGACCCTTTTGAGACCGATACGCGTTTTTGTCATTATGACGAACCTCACGATGACTATTTGTATAATGATGCATGGGTGGATTTTTTGGTAAGCCTTTTTCAGGATGGTAAATTGAGTCTTGATCAAATTAGGGCAGTACGATTCTCCCAAGGTGAAATCGGCTTGGAGCCTGATGATTACATGTAG
- the gatB gene encoding Asp-tRNA(Asn)/Glu-tRNA(Gln) amidotransferase subunit GatB translates to MSRYETVIGLEVHAQLKTQTKIFCSCSTKFGNDPNENVCPVCSGMPGVLPVLNEKVAEYASKMGIATNCEINLKSVFARKNYFYPDLPKGYQISQFELPICEHGHIDIEVDGEKKRIGVTRIHMEEDAGKNIHSAAENASFVDLNRTGVPLIEIVSEPDMRSAEEAVAYLKELRSILLYLGICDGNMEEGSFRCDANISIRPHGQEEFGTRAELKNLNSFKHVQKAIEYEVDRQIDLVDDGEEVVQETRLYNADKGTTHSMRGKEEAHDYRYFPDPDLVPLVLDEAWVEKWRSELPELPADKRVRFIEEFKMADYDADLLTADIAVADYYEQTVKAYGGDAKKVSNWVVGELLPFCHEDGIAACDCSLTPEKMAVLLKLVDDGTISVKIGKDAFRDLCESGDDPAEYVKAKGLVQMSDTGELEAMVDQVIADNPKEVEAFKGGKTKLMGFFMGQVMRLSKGQANPGIVTKLIQEKLS, encoded by the coding sequence ATGTCCCGCTATGAAACTGTGATCGGGCTTGAGGTTCACGCCCAGCTCAAGACGCAGACCAAGATTTTTTGCTCCTGCTCGACCAAGTTCGGCAATGATCCCAACGAGAATGTCTGTCCGGTCTGCTCCGGCATGCCCGGTGTGCTGCCCGTGCTGAATGAAAAGGTCGCGGAATACGCATCCAAGATGGGAATCGCCACGAATTGCGAGATCAATCTGAAATCCGTTTTTGCCCGCAAAAACTATTTTTATCCCGATCTGCCAAAGGGATACCAGATTTCCCAGTTCGAGTTGCCCATCTGTGAGCACGGTCATATCGACATCGAAGTGGATGGTGAAAAGAAGCGTATCGGCGTGACCCGAATCCATATGGAAGAGGACGCAGGAAAGAATATCCATTCCGCCGCTGAAAACGCCAGTTTCGTGGACCTGAACCGTACCGGCGTGCCGCTCATCGAGATCGTGTCCGAGCCGGACATGCGTTCTGCCGAAGAAGCGGTCGCATACCTCAAGGAACTGCGTTCCATTTTGCTGTATCTCGGCATTTGTGACGGCAACATGGAAGAGGGCAGCTTCCGTTGTGACGCCAATATCTCCATTCGTCCGCATGGACAGGAAGAATTCGGCACCCGCGCGGAACTCAAGAATCTCAACTCCTTCAAGCACGTTCAGAAGGCTATCGAGTACGAAGTTGACCGTCAGATCGACCTTGTTGATGACGGAGAGGAAGTGGTGCAGGAAACCCGTCTGTACAATGCGGACAAGGGAACCACGCATTCCATGCGCGGCAAGGAAGAGGCGCACGACTACCGTTATTTCCCGGACCCGGACCTCGTGCCGCTCGTTCTGGACGAAGCATGGGTCGAGAAGTGGCGTTCCGAACTCCCGGAACTCCCGGCAGACAAGCGTGTCCGGTTTATCGAAGAATTCAAGATGGCGGACTACGATGCCGACCTGCTGACCGCGGATATTGCCGTGGCCGATTACTACGAGCAGACGGTCAAGGCCTATGGCGGCGACGCCAAGAAGGTCTCCAACTGGGTGGTCGGCGAACTGCTGCCTTTCTGCCATGAGGATGGCATTGCGGCCTGTGATTGCAGCCTCACGCCTGAGAAGATGGCCGTGCTGCTCAAGCTGGTGGATGACGGCACCATTTCCGTGAAGATCGGCAAGGATGCCTTCCGCGACCTGTGCGAATCGGGGGATGATCCCGCTGAATACGTCAAGGCCAAGGGACTCGTGCAGATGTCCGACACCGGCGAGCTTGAAGCCATGGTCGATCAGGTCATTGCTGACAACCCCAAGGAAGTCGAAGCCTTCAAGGGCGGCAAGACAAAGCTGATGGGCTTTTTCATGGGCCAGGTCATGCGTCTGTCCAAGGGGCAGGCCAACCCCGGTATCGTCACCAAGCTGATTCAGGAAAAACTCTCTTAA
- the der gene encoding ribosome biogenesis GTPase Der: protein MLPIVALVGRPNVGKSTLFNRLLRKSRSITHDMPGVTRDRIYGECIMGDVKFDLIDTGGMVLESEATPELSKDFEDEIFEQAREAIEEAHAIIFVVDGKEGLTPLDRQAAEYVRRSGKPVFMLVNKVDGSEFAPAMTAEFHELGIELLPVSAAHGYNLHEVRHHVRRFVVDLNIPADEDDGVEKGLRLTMLGRPNAGKSSIVNSIIGTDRLIVSDVAGTTRDSIDVTFEKRGKRYTFVDTAGVRKRANIQDHLEKISVIRALKNSKRSDVTILVIDITLGVGRQDKRLIEFLAKEKTPFIVVVNKADLVPRKETNMALEAFRQELRVIPHVPIVMTSAHKGVGIGKLLPMAEAIREECGIRIGTGQLNRALQSVLEKLQPPVVKRRRPKFFYATQADEPIPTFVFFVNDSTIVKTSYVRYLENQFRKLLGIKSAPVNIVLRSSHDKKEWEKSRGISGIGKRGPGRERIGGAKTRRHETKYKSLKSKRRREEKEKKSK, encoded by the coding sequence ATGTTGCCAATTGTTGCCCTTGTCGGACGTCCCAATGTGGGCAAATCCACTCTTTTCAACCGTCTGCTTCGCAAGTCGCGGTCTATTACCCATGATATGCCGGGTGTGACGCGTGACCGTATTTACGGCGAGTGCATCATGGGCGACGTCAAGTTCGACCTTATTGATACTGGTGGAATGGTGCTCGAATCAGAAGCCACTCCCGAGTTGAGCAAAGATTTTGAGGACGAAATTTTCGAGCAGGCCCGGGAAGCCATTGAAGAAGCCCACGCCATTATTTTCGTGGTGGACGGCAAGGAAGGGCTTACCCCGCTTGACCGGCAGGCAGCAGAGTATGTCAGACGAAGCGGCAAGCCCGTATTCATGCTGGTCAACAAGGTGGACGGCAGCGAATTCGCTCCGGCCATGACTGCCGAATTCCATGAACTCGGCATTGAACTGCTGCCGGTTTCTGCGGCACATGGTTACAATCTGCATGAGGTGCGCCATCACGTTCGTCGGTTCGTTGTTGATCTGAATATTCCGGCTGATGAGGACGACGGGGTGGAGAAGGGCTTGCGCCTGACCATGCTGGGCCGTCCCAATGCGGGCAAGTCTTCCATTGTCAATTCGATCATTGGTACGGATCGCCTTATTGTCAGTGATGTGGCCGGCACGACTCGTGATTCCATTGACGTCACTTTCGAGAAGAGAGGCAAGCGATACACGTTCGTGGACACGGCAGGTGTCCGCAAGCGCGCGAACATTCAGGATCACCTTGAGAAGATCAGTGTCATTCGCGCTCTCAAGAACTCCAAGCGTTCGGACGTGACCATTCTTGTCATCGACATTACTCTTGGTGTCGGACGGCAGGACAAGCGGCTCATCGAATTTCTTGCCAAGGAAAAGACGCCGTTCATCGTGGTGGTGAACAAAGCGGACCTTGTGCCCCGGAAAGAGACCAATATGGCCCTTGAGGCATTTCGGCAGGAACTGCGCGTTATTCCTCATGTCCCGATCGTCATGACTTCCGCCCACAAGGGGGTCGGCATCGGCAAGCTGCTTCCCATGGCCGAGGCCATTCGTGAGGAATGCGGCATCCGTATCGGTACCGGGCAACTCAACCGCGCCTTGCAGAGTGTCTTGGAGAAACTCCAGCCGCCGGTCGTGAAACGCCGCAGGCCGAAGTTTTTCTACGCCACGCAGGCTGATGAGCCGATTCCGACATTCGTGTTTTTCGTGAATGATAGCACCATCGTCAAGACCTCGTATGTGCGGTATCTGGAAAACCAGTTCCGCAAGCTGTTGGGCATCAAGTCTGCCCCGGTGAACATCGTGCTTCGTTCCAGTCATGACAAGAAGGAATGGGAGAAAAGCCGCGGTATTTCCGGGATCGGCAAGCGCGGTCCGGGACGCGAGCGTATCGGTGGAGCCAAGACTCGCCGTCATGAGACCAAGTACAAGAGCCTCAAGAGTAAGCGTCGTCGTGAAGAGAAGGAAAAAAAGAGCAAATAA
- the mtnA gene encoding S-methyl-5-thioribose-1-phosphate isomerase produces the protein MTEHIQYSPEKDALVLLDQRYLPNREDWFDCKTTEDICFALVVMVVRGAPAIGVTAAYGCYLAGREVQGMEGDWKANLNEKLDQIENARPTAVNLRWAVREMRRIWKEAGDVELEKLLEIWLERAKEIHEGDIEMCELIGKFGGELMDDGDTIMTHCNAGALATAGYGTALGVVRGAIDQGKKVSVIANETRPFLQGARLTAYELHKDGIPVKVACDNACALLMKKGLVDKVVVGADRIAANGDAVNKIGTFGVAIMAQRFGIPFYVAAPQYTIDPETPTGDDVPIEDRDPREVTHIGDHRIPPEGVEVYNLAFDPTPNELIAGIITEKGVLYPPYTKAIKELFEK, from the coding sequence ATGACCGAACATATTCAGTATTCTCCCGAGAAAGACGCTCTTGTTCTGCTTGATCAGCGCTACCTGCCGAACCGTGAGGATTGGTTCGACTGCAAGACAACCGAAGACATCTGCTTCGCGCTGGTCGTGATGGTTGTTCGCGGTGCTCCGGCTATCGGCGTGACTGCTGCCTACGGCTGCTATCTTGCCGGTCGTGAAGTGCAGGGCATGGAAGGTGACTGGAAGGCGAACCTGAATGAAAAGCTCGACCAGATCGAGAACGCGCGTCCGACCGCAGTGAATCTGCGTTGGGCCGTGCGCGAGATGCGTCGCATCTGGAAGGAAGCTGGTGACGTGGAGCTGGAAAAGCTGCTTGAAATCTGGCTGGAGCGTGCCAAGGAAATCCATGAGGGCGACATCGAGATGTGCGAGCTCATCGGCAAGTTCGGCGGTGAACTCATGGACGACGGTGACACCATCATGACACATTGCAATGCAGGCGCTCTGGCTACTGCCGGTTACGGCACGGCGCTTGGTGTGGTCCGTGGTGCCATCGATCAGGGCAAGAAAGTCTCTGTCATTGCCAACGAAACCCGTCCGTTCTTGCAGGGTGCCCGTCTGACCGCATACGAGCTGCACAAGGACGGTATTCCGGTTAAGGTCGCCTGTGACAATGCCTGCGCCCTGCTGATGAAGAAAGGGCTGGTGGATAAAGTCGTGGTCGGTGCCGACCGCATCGCAGCCAACGGTGATGCCGTGAACAAGATCGGAACGTTCGGCGTGGCGATCATGGCTCAGCGGTTTGGAATTCCTTTCTACGTCGCAGCTCCCCAGTACACCATCGATCCGGAAACCCCTACTGGTGACGATGTTCCCATCGAAGACCGTGATCCGCGTGAAGTGACCCATATCGGCGATCACAGGATTCCGCCCGAGGGTGTCGAAGTGTATAACCTTGCTTTTGATCCGACTCCCAACGAGTTGATTGCCGGTATCATAACGGAAAAGGGCGTGCTGTATCCGCCTTACACCAAGGCGATCAAGGAACTTTTTGAAAAATAG
- a CDS encoding LysR family transcriptional regulator: protein MFKENDMPAVESVTPMSPIMRMHLWFETKEGVLFGLGRLQLLRQVERCGSLKAAAETLGMSYRGAWGKIKTTEELIGEKLIERAECRRAGYHLTPFGSGIAKSFDQWYQEVETFALSKSREFLPFSLEKYE from the coding sequence ATGTTCAAGGAAAACGACATGCCTGCTGTGGAGTCCGTCACGCCGATGTCTCCGATCATGAGAATGCATCTTTGGTTTGAGACCAAGGAGGGTGTCCTGTTCGGACTTGGAAGGCTTCAACTTCTGAGACAGGTGGAGCGCTGCGGGTCTCTCAAGGCGGCTGCCGAGACGCTTGGCATGTCGTACCGGGGAGCATGGGGCAAGATAAAGACCACCGAGGAACTTATCGGTGAAAAGCTCATTGAGCGGGCCGAATGTCGTCGTGCCGGATACCATCTGACCCCCTTTGGAAGCGGCATCGCAAAAAGCTTTGACCAGTGGTATCAGGAAGTCGAAACCTTTGCTCTGTCCAAGAGTCGGGAATTCTTACCTTTTTCTTTGGAAAAGTATGAGTGA
- a CDS encoding DUF4254 domain-containing protein has protein sequence MADITYETIRETVNDAVAHQIRSVMDWHYGEPVYDDEPEPGVLTGVQGFRELVGRQHWANFQLWHVEDRARRKDVDAKVIADCKYAIDKLNQKRNDLIERVDECLIGMLAPLLPADAQERYNTETVGAALDRLSIQALKIFHMKEQCNRKDVDEAHVEQCNAKVLTLNQQHEDLQRAILELIEEYEAGTKKPKVYFQFKMYNDPRLNPELYENKK, from the coding sequence ATGGCTGACATTACGTATGAGACAATCAGGGAGACGGTGAACGATGCCGTCGCGCATCAGATTCGTTCCGTCATGGATTGGCATTACGGAGAACCCGTATATGATGACGAACCGGAACCCGGTGTTTTGACCGGTGTTCAGGGATTTCGTGAACTGGTCGGTCGTCAGCACTGGGCCAATTTCCAGCTTTGGCATGTTGAGGACCGCGCCCGCCGCAAGGATGTGGACGCCAAGGTGATCGCTGACTGCAAGTACGCCATCGATAAGCTGAATCAGAAGCGCAACGACCTGATCGAGCGTGTGGATGAGTGCCTCATTGGCATGTTGGCCCCGTTGCTGCCTGCCGATGCACAGGAGCGGTACAATACCGAAACCGTGGGTGCGGCTTTGGATCGTCTTTCCATTCAGGCGCTGAAAATCTTTCACATGAAAGAGCAGTGCAACCGCAAGGATGTTGACGAGGCCCATGTGGAGCAGTGCAACGCCAAGGTGCTTACGCTCAATCAGCAGCATGAAGACCTTCAGCGGGCCATTCTCGAATTGATCGAGGAATACGAGGCCGGGACAAAGAAGCCCAAGGTCTATTTCCAATTCAAGATGTATAATGATCCCCGTCTGAACCCGGAACTTTACGAAAACAAGAAATAG